The Methanococcoides sp. AM1 DNA window AGTTACTGAGTTCCACATGACCTTCAGGATAGCCTTTCTTAAGAGGGTCCGGGGCATTATAATCATTGATAATAACAGGTTTTCGCTGCCTTATCGGTTCGCCCCACAAGCCGATCCTATCAACTTCGTAAACGAATTTCCGGTCAGGCACGGTGCACTCTTTCATGACACTGTTCGACCAGGTATGCATTATGAGAGCTGACTCGTCTTCGTTCAAAAAAGCCAGGTAACCGATATTGCTGCCGGTGAGTTTGACAGCTTCTTCATGAACAAAGTCTGCTATCTCCTGCATGGGCGCATCCATCATCTGTTCAAGTTTCAGCAGTGCTTCAAGGCGGGATTCATCAATTTTTAATGTATCTTCAAGGCTTCTTCTCAGTGAGATATCCTCGATAATGCATATCCCGCCCAGAAGTGAGCCGTCTTCCGACACATCCGGACTGCAATGAAACTCCATCTGAACAGATGAGACCTCTGGAGAAGGTAAATACTCACCCTCATACTGAACGGGTGTTCCTGAAAGCACTGTTTGAATAGCTGAACCCATTTGCTCGTCATTAAAAATAGAAAGTATGTCCGATCCGATGATATTTTCCTTCTTTTTGTCAATGATCGCAGAAGACCGTTCATTGCAAAGAGTAACGATCCCCTCACGATCAAAATAGATGATCCCCAGAGGAGATTTCTCAAATATCATACGATATTCTTTTTCGGATCCCATTGAATCATTCCCTTCTTCAGGTAATAGAAGATCTGGTAAATGTACCTTGTTAATGTATTAGTTAGATACAATTTAAATGTTTTTAGAAATGTTATTACATTTCAAAAGCTCTACTAAGGAAGAAATTAAAAAATGATCTGTAAGGTTTCAATTTCGGAACACATCGGTTTTGGCATGCTTTGAATCTTGAATTAAAAGCCTCCGGGGGGAGCAAGTTCTCGGGTCCAACACACTAGATATTTCTGTCTTATTAGGAACATAAGATTTGATACTTGCTAATTAGTACAAATGTTAATAAAAAGATTTTCGTCCATCAAATTATCACAAAATATTGGAGAGGATTGATTGAAATGGTCATTCCACTTCTCTTTATCGCTCTTATTTATGATGGTTTAGAAGGCATTTAAGTTCCTCAACCGACTTCACAGACGGAGGAGATGAAACCAGTATCGCATTTACCGTTGCATCTTGTTGATTCTTGATACCCACCACTGTATCAGGTGGCACCAGCATTGCAGTTCCACTGCCTATGGTTACGGTTTCATTTCCTGATTCCACCACCAGCTCACCACTCAAGCAATATATCAAACCTTCTGTAGAGTGGGCATGAGGAGATACCTCAAGACCTGCTGGGATCGCAAGATGCATACAAAGCAATCTCTTACCAAATAACAATGGCTTCATCACACCCTCGGGTGTCTCCAAACCTTCAGTATCGTCTATTTTTTGTATTTCTATTTCCATTCTATTATACCTCCTTATCTCCTATAATGAGCATAGATGGGCTTGTTTGAGAGGATATGTCCAGAACACGGACATTTGAAAATTGTGCGTTCTCTAATAGTTCGACACATTCGTTTTCAGTGTAAATATGGTGCATATCCCCTCGCAAGGATAGATTAAGATCAAAGAGGACGGATGTGGGAGGAGCAGTTCGTTCATCATTTAAGATCCAGTGCTTGAACACGATCGAACCTTTATTGTTCAGCGCGTTGTATACTTTCTTCAAAACACCTGCAAGCACATCCGACTTTCGATAGAAGACATCAGATGAGAAGACGATGTCATACCCGCTTCCAATCTCATCTTCAAAGAAGTTTCCTCCAATGATTCCGACCTTGTCGTTCATATCATACCTTTCGATGAACTCTTTTGTAACCCCTGTCACATGTGGCAGATCAAATACTGTGGCTTCAAGTTCCGGGTTCATCTCAGCAAATGCTATTGCATAGAGCCCATGCTCGCCGCCGAGATCAAGAAGCGTTCTTGCTTTCTCGAATTCAGGAAGGGTCGACACTTCTTTCATGGTTTGATGAAGGCTTCCCTTCATTGAACCTTCAGCCATTGCCAGAATAAAGCTGGAATCGAAGACATCTTCAAACCTTCCTTTATTCGCTTCCGGCACGTCCCCTTTCAGGATAGAGTTCAACATCGACCGTTTGTCAGAGTTCCTTCCGGAAAATCTGAGTAGATTACCTTGATAAAACGGACTATCCTTCACAAGAAAAGTCGAGGCAAGCTTTGTGTTCATATATTTATCATTCTCTTTTGAGAGGAACTGTAATGCTACCAGAGTATTCAGGAACTTCCCAGTCAGGGATGCATCAGTACAGATCTCTGAGGATATTTGTTCTGCGGTCTTTGACTCTTCGAGCATATCGAAGAGATCAAAATCAAGGGCTATCAGTAAGATGTGGAACGCTTCACAGCCTTTTACAATCCTATCCAGCGGTTCTGAACTGATTTCTGGAATGGTATCCAATACTTTCATTTACTTTTCCCCTTTTTTGTGGCGAACGGTTGAGTATATCTCCTCCACCTCCACCAGAACCGCGGATTTCACTTTCATGTCTGAATGGCGCGAATGTCTTTTTCGCAGCTCTTCCACTATTTCTTCTGCCTTTTCAAAGATCTCACCGCTTGTGAAAATCTGTGCTTGCCCTTTGAGTTGGTATGCACTTGGTGATTCCTTTCCCAGCGCCTCGACAGCAATCGCTACATGGGGATTCTCAAGCAGGTTCTTTTTTGTCTTGTCAAATAGAACATCTACAATCAGTAACTCGCTGTCACTTATCGTACGTATGGCACCTATTGGAACTACATTCGGTCTACCATCATTGGATGTAGTTGCCAGATGAACCACATTCTCGTTTATCATTTCCTGTATTTCTTCACTCATTTTCATGCTCATCATTCTCCTTCAAACGTCACAAAATTATTAGCAGGGTTTCTACAGATCTAAATCACGGTTTATTTTTTTCCCACCACATTTTCACACGGTTAGTCGAACCTCGCATAATCAGGGAATCATTGTCTTTTTCAAGGACTTCTTCCAGGTAATCCCTGAGAACTGATTCCTGACGGTCTGTAGTAATCTTGTAGTGCGACCTGGAATATTCAACAGCCTCGTCCACAGAGTGAAAACGGTTGACATGCTCAAGCGGGAAGACCTCTGCATGGGGATAGATGCCCATCTGGTAGAGCACATTGTAAAGCACATCGCATTTTGGCCCTGGATGATAATCACTATCATGGAGGGATGGCCAGAGTGTCCTGTAATGGATGTCCCATGAGGGTTCCCCGGCAAACCAGTATAAGTAGACATATCTCGAGGAGGCATCTATCATCTTCTGGATCGATTCCCTGATATCGGGCATACCAAGAGAAAACGAAGCTATGACCACATCGTAAGGGGCTTCAAGATCCACTTCAACATTCACATCCTCCCACCGCTTCTGTACACAGGTGATATTGTCGGTTTCATACTCCGATATATTGTCCTGCAGCACATTCATCATGCCTTCTGAGGGCTCAACAGCAGTAACGTGGACCACTCTTTCTGCAAGTGGAACTGCCAGAGTCCCAGGTCCAGCACCAACATCGAGCACCTTTGAGTCTGGAGAAATAGAAATGCCACTTATGGTCTTTTCAATCCGTTCTCCACCATTCGCCAAGGACATCTCCCAGAAGCGCTTTGCATTCTTCTTTTCCTCCCATATCGAGGCGCAATCTACAACACAGTGCGACTCTACTTGTTTTAGCGTCTGGTTTTTCCAGATTTCATTCCAATCAATTGTATTTTCATTCATAGTTAGTCCTCATATCGTTCCGACGCCTTACTACGTGCACATGCAGAGATAAAACTCGTCAGTGAAAACGTCTCATGATTCGTATATTTAAAAAAATGTTAAAATCCATATCAATTGAAATTTGATATGGATTCGAGAATTTAATTGCAGGTAGGGCATTCCTCGAGAGTCCAGTCCATCCACTGGGCTGAGCGCAACTCCTTTGCGGTGTCGAGGTCCACACCATAGACATTCTGATAGAAGTCCAGCAGCCACTCCGCGAGGTTAATGTCCTCAAAACGCTCTGGATACGTTCCCTTTGCGATCACCATTATATCGATCGGGTATTCAAGCCGTTTTGCACAGTTGCATGGTGACCATGGTAATGCTACAACCCGTCTGTTCTTCACGGCATCCAGTTCCTGCAGATTCTGGTAGTAAGGTGCCTCATAAAGTTCAAGTGGTGGGTGGTATCCAAATGCAGTGCAGAGCACGATCACATCAGGGTTCAATGCTAATATATGCTCGCCGCTCACTATCTTGAAGTTCCCAGCCTCCTGAAAACCATTCCTCGCATGAACGATATCCTGGATAAAGAACGACTCAATCGTATCAAGACCAAAGACCTGACCTGCACCACCAGCACTCCGTGCTTTAGGCGATGCTCCAAAAATCAGCACATCAGGTTTATCTTCATCAGGAATATCTTTTGTCCGTTCATTTATAAGGTTGACCTGACTTTCAAGGTATTCTACGAGTTTGGTAGCTTCGGCCTCTTTGTCAAATACCTGGCCAATGATGCGAATTTCATCCGAGATGTTGGACACATCCGGTTCATCATAGCAACTTGATCCGTATAAAACGATCAGCGGTATTCCAAGAGATTCGATCGTTTCGATACTTTTTTGTGTGCCTTCATCATCAATGAACCGCAGTGAACAGCTACCCAGGCGGACGATAACCACATCAGGCTCAAGGCTTGCAAGTGTTTCGTAGTTCACCGCAGAACCGGACTTTGCAAAACAAGGGAGATCCATGATCCCGGGGTTCAGGTAGGTGACCGGATTCATTCCATCCTCATAGTTAAATGTCTCCCCACCGACGGTCTCGTAGCTGTAGTTAAAGTTTCGCTGCAAACAGCTGGATCCTATGCCCACAAGAGTATCCTGGACACCGATTGTAGTCATAACCCCTTCAATCATTCCATCGCTTATCGTGGCTACCTTTTCAATATTTGTTGGTATCTGCACAGCAACTCCGCGACTATCGACAACTGTTCGATACTGTTCGTGGGATACCGTGGCATCATCAGTCGCATTTCCCATACATCCTGCACTCAGCAGGATGCTCAACAGTACAGTAACAAGAACACAATACTGTAATTTAGATTTCATTTTTATATCCTCTTTTTTGATATAATCTATAAATAAATTTGAGTGATCACTCACCTGTCTGTTTTTCCCACCACATCTTCACAGAAGTATATGATCCATTCATGATCAGGGAATCATTATCCTTTTCAAGAACAGCTTCAAGGTAATCCCTAAGAACTGATTCCTGATGGTCTGTAGTGATATTGTAGAAGGATCTGAAATGTTCAACAGCCTCTTCAATAGACTGAAAACGGTTGAAATGATTAAGCGGGAAGACCTGCATATGGGGGTAGATGCCCATCTGGTAGAGCACATTGTAGATCACATCGCAGTTTGGCCCTGGATGATAATCACTCTCATGAAGGGCAGGCCAGAGTGCCTTATAATGGGTTCCCCAGGAAGGTTCCCCGGCAAACCAGAATAAGTAGACATATCTCGAAGAGGCGTCTGTCATCTTCTTGATCGATTCCCTGATATCAGGCATACCTAAGGAGTAAGAGGCTATGACCACATCATAGGGGCCTTCAAGATCCTCTTCAACATTCACATCCTCCCACCGCTTCTGAACACAGGTGATATTGTCGGCCTCATACTCTGCGATGTTGTCCTGCAGCACATTCACCATGCCCTCGGAGGGTTCTACTGCAGTTACATGAGTTACCAGAGAGGACATCGGAATCGTAAGCGTTCCCGGCCCGGCACCGATATCCAGTATTCGGGAATCCGGTGTGAGCGCAAGTCCCTCGATGGTCTTCTGGTTTTGTTCTTTGTTATTCTGCACCGTCTTCCAATATTGCGTTGCCCGTTCCTTATTATCCCATACTCGGGCACACTCAACGGCACACTTCGATTCAATGTTCTTTAGCATCTGGTTTTTCCAGACTTCATTCCAATCAATCGTATTTTCATCCATGTAATTCATCCGTTTATTCTACATCTCTCTGAAGCGCCGGCATCTGTCTTGACGTCCCGTCTTTCTCTTTAACTGCCACATCACGAGGCAATACCATATTAGTCCCATCCAGACTCCTGACTGTGCACATACCCCGGTAGATTTCATCGAGGACTGGCTCTGTGATCACATGGTAGGGAGGACCCTGACCCATGATCCCATTTTCATTCATAACCACCACGTCGTCGCAGAACCACGAAACATGATTCGGGTCGTGACTGCACGCCAGGATGGTAATTCCCTGATTAGCCACCTTGCGCAGTAGCTTCCAGATTTTTAACTGGTTGCTAAAATCAAGAGCAGAGGTAGGTTCGTCCAGGAATATCAGTTTTGTCTCCTGGGCTATTGCCCGTGCTATCAACACCATCTGGCGCTGTCCGCCTGACAACTGGTTGTAAGGTTGTTCTGCAAGATGGGAGATATCCAGCAGTTCAAGTGCGTCCAGTGCTTTTTCTTTATCCGCACGTTTGACGCCAAAAAAACCTCCAAGATGTGGTGTTCTCCCCATCAATACAACTTCCTTTACCAGATATGGAAATGGAGGCTTATGCTCCTGGGGAACATACGCAACTACTTTGGCCATATCCTCGATCCTGCACTCATTCATGTCCATACCATCCATGATCACGGAACCCTTATGGAACTTTAAAAATTTCATGCAGCATTTGAAAAGTGTGGTCTTTCCGCATCCGTTTGGACCAAATAACCCGCAGAGCTGTCCTTCTTCAACATCAAAAGAGATGTCTTTAAGAATCTGAGTCGATCCATAGTTAAAATGAATATCTTTTACCTGTAGCATGAGAATCACCCAAGTAACGATCGTCCTTTGTTTCTCAAAAGATAGCAAAGATATGGTGCACCCACAATTGATGTAATAATCCCGACTGGAATCTCGGAAGTCGTGAGCGTCCGTGCCAGTGTATCACAGACGATAAGATAGATCCCGCCAAGCATTGCCGCAGAAGGTATCACAAATCTGTGATCGGGTCCAAGGATCATTCGCGTTGCGTGGGGCATCATA harbors:
- a CDS encoding cupin domain-containing protein, whose translation is MEIEIQKIDDTEGLETPEGVMKPLLFGKRLLCMHLAIPAGLEVSPHAHSTEGLIYCLSGELVVESGNETVTIGSGTAMLVPPDTVVGIKNQQDATVNAILVSSPPSVKSVEELKCLLNHHK
- a CDS encoding methyltransferase, yielding MKVLDTIPEISSEPLDRIVKGCEAFHILLIALDFDLFDMLEESKTAEQISSEICTDASLTGKFLNTLVALQFLSKENDKYMNTKLASTFLVKDSPFYQGNLLRFSGRNSDKRSMLNSILKGDVPEANKGRFEDVFDSSFILAMAEGSMKGSLHQTMKEVSTLPEFEKARTLLDLGGEHGLYAIAFAEMNPELEATVFDLPHVTGVTKEFIERYDMNDKVGIIGGNFFEDEIGSGYDIVFSSDVFYRKSDVLAGVLKKVYNALNNKGSIVFKHWILNDERTAPPTSVLFDLNLSLRGDMHHIYTENECVELLENAQFSNVRVLDISSQTSPSMLIIGDKEV
- a CDS encoding pyridoxamine 5'-phosphate oxidase family protein translates to MSEEIQEMINENVVHLATTSNDGRPNVVPIGAIRTISDSELLIVDVLFDKTKKNLLENPHVAIAVEALGKESPSAYQLKGQAQIFTSGEIFEKAEEIVEELRKRHSRHSDMKVKSAVLVEVEEIYSTVRHKKGEK
- a CDS encoding class I SAM-dependent methyltransferase, whose translation is MNENTIDWNEIWKNQTLKQVESHCVVDCASIWEEKKNAKRFWEMSLANGGERIEKTISGISISPDSKVLDVGAGPGTLAVPLAERVVHVTAVEPSEGMMNVLQDNISEYETDNITCVQKRWEDVNVEVDLEAPYDVVIASFSLGMPDIRESIQKMIDASSRYVYLYWFAGEPSWDIHYRTLWPSLHDSDYHPGPKCDVLYNVLYQMGIYPHAEVFPLEHVNRFHSVDEAVEYSRSHYKITTDRQESVLRDYLEEVLEKDNDSLIMRGSTNRVKMWWEKNKP
- a CDS encoding ABC transporter substrate-binding protein, which encodes MKSKLQYCVLVTVLLSILLSAGCMGNATDDATVSHEQYRTVVDSRGVAVQIPTNIEKVATISDGMIEGVMTTIGVQDTLVGIGSSCLQRNFNYSYETVGGETFNYEDGMNPVTYLNPGIMDLPCFAKSGSAVNYETLASLEPDVVIVRLGSCSLRFIDDEGTQKSIETIESLGIPLIVLYGSSCYDEPDVSNISDEIRIIGQVFDKEAEATKLVEYLESQVNLINERTKDIPDEDKPDVLIFGASPKARSAGGAGQVFGLDTIESFFIQDIVHARNGFQEAGNFKIVSGEHILALNPDVIVLCTAFGYHPPLELYEAPYYQNLQELDAVKNRRVVALPWSPCNCAKRLEYPIDIMVIAKGTYPERFEDINLAEWLLDFYQNVYGVDLDTAKELRSAQWMDWTLEECPTCN
- a CDS encoding class I SAM-dependent methyltransferase produces the protein MDENTIDWNEVWKNQMLKNIESKCAVECARVWDNKERATQYWKTVQNNKEQNQKTIEGLALTPDSRILDIGAGPGTLTIPMSSLVTHVTAVEPSEGMVNVLQDNIAEYEADNITCVQKRWEDVNVEEDLEGPYDVVIASYSLGMPDIRESIKKMTDASSRYVYLFWFAGEPSWGTHYKALWPALHESDYHPGPNCDVIYNVLYQMGIYPHMQVFPLNHFNRFQSIEEAVEHFRSFYNITTDHQESVLRDYLEAVLEKDNDSLIMNGSYTSVKMWWEKQTGE
- a CDS encoding ABC transporter ATP-binding protein — translated: MLQVKDIHFNYGSTQILKDISFDVEEGQLCGLFGPNGCGKTTLFKCCMKFLKFHKGSVIMDGMDMNECRIEDMAKVVAYVPQEHKPPFPYLVKEVVLMGRTPHLGGFFGVKRADKEKALDALELLDISHLAEQPYNQLSGGQRQMVLIARAIAQETKLIFLDEPTSALDFSNQLKIWKLLRKVANQGITILACSHDPNHVSWFCDDVVVMNENGIMGQGPPYHVITEPVLDEIYRGMCTVRSLDGTNMVLPRDVAVKEKDGTSRQMPALQRDVE